One Pullulanibacillus sp. KACC 23026 DNA segment encodes these proteins:
- a CDS encoding glycosyltransferase has protein sequence MKKKVAFVAINLNVGGTEKALLNMLTVMPKDQFDITLILLENRGEFRNQVPEGVKTIIYDQYPSIKAVINDPLPQTVLHTLKQGRILKGIRYFSFYIVQKLWGKKQRLFHELTTLAPLDIHECYDVAIAYAGPMEFISYLVIEKIKAAKKIQWIHFDLSKLTIDVKYWNTMYRKFDNIFAVSKEGKDHLVSCFPEFMNKTETFLNVFSPELILQMAENGNGFKDNFKGFRILTVGRLSFEKGQDLIIKVLARLKGEGHCVRWYCVGEGPMRSEYEALIKKYSLEEDFILLGLQTNPYPFMKECDLYVQPSRHEGYCLTLTEAKLFKKPIVATNFAGANEQISNNKTGIIVNFDEEELLTALNRILNDHDHYQRIKANLEKEQIVYRGDLNKFYTLLN, from the coding sequence ATGAAAAAAAAAGTCGCATTTGTGGCAATCAATTTGAATGTTGGCGGGACTGAGAAAGCGCTGCTTAACATGCTCACGGTCATGCCAAAAGATCAGTTTGATATAACACTTATTCTTTTGGAAAATCGAGGGGAGTTCAGAAATCAAGTTCCAGAAGGTGTTAAAACAATTATTTATGACCAATACCCGTCAATTAAGGCTGTGATTAATGATCCATTACCCCAAACCGTACTTCATACCTTAAAACAGGGGCGAATTCTCAAAGGAATTCGCTATTTTAGTTTTTACATTGTTCAGAAGTTATGGGGGAAAAAGCAGAGGTTATTTCATGAGCTAACAACATTGGCTCCTTTGGATATCCATGAATGCTATGATGTGGCCATTGCCTATGCTGGCCCAATGGAGTTTATTTCCTATCTGGTAATTGAAAAAATAAAAGCTGCAAAAAAAATACAGTGGATTCATTTTGATCTATCAAAATTGACGATCGATGTTAAATATTGGAATACGATGTATCGGAAATTTGATAATATATTTGCTGTTTCTAAAGAAGGAAAGGATCATTTAGTTAGTTGCTTTCCAGAATTTATGAATAAAACGGAAACATTTCTAAATGTCTTTTCACCAGAGTTAATCTTACAAATGGCCGAAAATGGGAATGGGTTTAAAGATAATTTTAAAGGTTTTCGGATTCTAACGGTTGGAAGGCTTAGCTTTGAAAAAGGTCAAGACCTTATTATAAAAGTTCTTGCAAGATTAAAAGGAGAAGGGCATTGCGTAAGATGGTACTGTGTGGGAGAGGGACCTATGCGGTCAGAATATGAGGCCTTGATTAAGAAATATAGTCTTGAAGAAGATTTTATTCTGCTGGGGTTACAAACGAATCCATATCCATTCATGAAGGAATGTGACCTGTACGTTCAGCCTTCCCGACATGAGGGTTACTGTCTAACTTTAACTGAGGCTAAATTATTTAAGAAGCCAATTGTGGCAACCAACTTTGCAGGTGCAAATGAACAAATTTCAAATAATAAAACAGGTATCATTGTCAATTTTGATGAAGAAGAATTACTTACTGCACTTAATCGAATTCTTAATGATCACGATC
- a CDS encoding glycosyltransferase, with product MTNKQKLLFVIDSLNCAGAEKSLVTLLNLLDFSQVTVDLLLFGYGGELEPLVPKEVHLLQPLKYSTFSQLSLKRAFKYAIIQKDFNLLLSRLKYSASLRANHYSNAQKARVFWECVSPMIESNPHFYDVAISYAQGIPTFYVSEKVKANKKLAWVNVSYRLTEKDRLFQQSYYELIDQIVCVSESTKDIFMEMFPSYRNKTTVIYDLHDPTLINEMASLGEGFDDKFDGLRILTIGRLAYQKGYDLALEACKRLKENGIYFKWYVLGKGPLQDEINQFIKANDLQDCFKLLGITSNPYPYIKNADIYVQTSRYEGYGLAIAEARMLNTPVITTRFDAVDAQMIDQKNGLVVDLTAEAVCEGIMRLINDPSLRTSIVEYLKKEKKENYEELLKFYKLLNDESLVGVESK from the coding sequence ATGACAAACAAACAAAAGCTTCTTTTTGTTATTGATTCTCTAAATTGTGCCGGAGCTGAGAAAAGTCTCGTCACATTATTAAATCTTTTGGATTTTTCTCAAGTCACAGTGGACCTGTTACTGTTTGGGTATGGGGGAGAGCTCGAGCCCCTAGTTCCAAAGGAAGTCCATTTATTACAACCGCTTAAATATTCGACGTTCTCTCAACTTAGTCTAAAAAGAGCATTTAAGTATGCCATCATTCAAAAAGACTTCAATCTCTTGCTTTCAAGACTTAAGTATTCTGCTTCTTTAAGAGCGAACCACTATTCCAATGCTCAAAAAGCTAGAGTCTTTTGGGAATGTGTGTCTCCGATGATTGAATCCAATCCTCATTTTTATGATGTTGCGATTAGTTATGCTCAAGGAATTCCAACCTTTTATGTGTCAGAAAAGGTGAAAGCAAACAAAAAACTTGCTTGGGTCAATGTCAGCTATCGGCTTACCGAAAAAGACCGACTGTTCCAGCAAAGCTATTATGAATTAATCGATCAGATCGTATGTGTTTCCGAATCCACAAAAGACATCTTTATGGAAATGTTCCCTAGCTATCGGAATAAGACAACCGTCATTTACGATCTGCACGATCCAACATTAATTAATGAAATGGCCTCTTTGGGTGAAGGATTTGATGACAAATTCGATGGGCTAAGAATCCTAACGATTGGGAGATTGGCTTATCAAAAAGGATATGATTTAGCTTTGGAGGCTTGTAAACGTCTGAAAGAAAATGGGATTTATTTTAAATGGTATGTACTTGGGAAAGGGCCGCTCCAAGATGAAATAAACCAATTTATAAAAGCTAATGATTTACAGGATTGTTTTAAGTTGTTGGGGATCACTTCTAATCCCTACCCTTATATTAAGAATGCAGATATTTACGTTCAAACCTCCAGGTATGAAGGATATGGGTTAGCTATTGCGGAAGCCAGAATGTTAAATACTCCTGTTATTACAACCCGATTTGATGCTGTTGATGCCCAAATGATTGATCAAAAAAATGGATTAGTGGTTGACTTAACGGCTGAGGCTGTTTGTGAAGGCATTATGAGATTAATCAATGATCCTTCTTTAAGAACAAGCATTGTAGAGTATTTGAAAAAAGAAAAGAAAGAGAATTATGAAGAACTATTGAAGTTCTATAAGTTGCTAAACGATGAATCATTAGTAGGTGTGGAATCAAAATGA